One genomic segment of Arachis duranensis cultivar V14167 chromosome 4, aradu.V14167.gnm2.J7QH, whole genome shotgun sequence includes these proteins:
- the LOC107482376 gene encoding pentatricopeptide repeat-containing protein At3g22470, mitochondrial-like produces MDFRGISPSLINCFCHLGLMDSAFFALAKIIKLGHQLDVFTYNALIDGYFLINKVNEAAKMFDSMIKAGLAPDVHSYSIMINGYCKNKMVDQAITFFKESESFVPNIGIYTLIDRLCKSGRISCVQNILDEMHESEQPPKLVGYCILLDALCKIQHLDEAIVLFHNIIHKGFRPNAYMCSILLNGLCKCGRVRTARELFEHLLANNYCLDVVNFNIMMSGFVNEGLIDEAIDLFLEMKGNGCLPNTETYSLFYEAFRQLYARNKHTNRKKKRSLKRSERIQE; encoded by the coding sequence ATGGATTTTAGGGGAATCAGTCCTTCTTTGATCAATTGTTTCTGCCACTTGGGTCTGATGGATTCTGCTTTCTTTGCATTAGCCAAGATTATCAAGTTGGgtcatcaattggacgtctttACTTACAATGCTTTAATTGATGGATACTTTCTAATCAATAAAGTGAATGAGGCAGCAAAGATGTTTGACAGCATGATCAAAGCAGGTTTGGCACCCGATGTTCACAGTTATAGCATTATGATTAATGGTTATTGCAAGAACAAAATGGTGGACCAAGCAATCACTTTCTTTAAAGAAAGCGAAAGTTTTGTTCCGAATATTGGAATTTATACCCTTATTGATAGATTATGCAAATCAGGGAGAATATCATGTGTACAGAATATTCTTGATGAAATGCATGAAAGTGAACAGCCCCCTAAGTTAGTCGGTTATTGCATATTGTTAGATGCTTTATGCAAAATCCAACATCTTGATGAGGCAATTGTACTATTTCACAACATTATTCACAAAGGGTTTCGTCCAAATGCGTACATGTGCAGTATTCTTTTGAATGGATTGTGCAAATGTGGAAGAGTAAGGACTGCAAGAGAGCTTTTTGAGCATCTTTTGGCCAACAACTATTGTCTAGATGTTGTGAACTTTAATATTATGATGAGTGGATTTGTTAACGAGGGGCTGATTGATGAAGCAATAGACTTATTTTTAGAGATGAAAGGAAATGGTTGCCTTCCAAATACTGAAACTTATTCTCTATTTTATGAAGCATTTCGTCAATTGTATGCTAGAAATAAGCATACAAatcgaaagaaaaaaagatctttGAAAAGATCAGAAAGGATTCAAGAATAA